One part of the Raphanus sativus cultivar WK10039 chromosome 7, ASM80110v3, whole genome shotgun sequence genome encodes these proteins:
- the LOC108814818 gene encoding UDP-glycosyltransferase 76F1 has translation MDDKKERSIIMFPLPFPGHFNPMIQLARILHHRGFSVTIIHTSFNFPDPTHYPNFTFRTIHHHNEEEEDPLSKPDASGMDLVTFIRQLRQSYADPLRDSLKAEVGGGETACCLVSDVVWGKTTEVAAEEVGIRRMVLTTSGVASFCAFAAYPLLRDKHYLPIQDSRLDEPVTELPPLRVKDLPVMETNEPEELFRVVNNMVEGAKSSSGIIWNTFEDFESTTLMDFSSEFRVPVFPIGPFYKHSENILPTMKNKEDHATNDWLNKQSPRTVVYVSFGSLADIEEKEFLEIVWGLRNTKRPFLWVVRSGLVRGTDWLESLPCGFWENIGLKGKIVKWVNQLEVLAHPAVGVFWTHCGWNSTLESICEGVPMVCTPFFTDQRVNARYIVDVWQVGFMLERSNLDRKEIDKVLRKQMLEEGDGMRESCLKLTERANVCLSKDGSSSKYLEKLVSHVMSFDSYAFAS, from the exons ATGGACGACAAAAAAGAAAGGAGCATAATCATGTTCCCCTTACCGTTTCCAGGACACTTCAACCCAATGATCCAACTCGCTAGAATACTCCATCACCGTGGCTTCTCCGTCACCATCATTCACACCTCTTTCAACTTTCCTGATCCTACTCACTACCCAAACTTTACTTTTCGAACCATACATCAccacaacgaagaagaagaagaccctCTATCTAAGCCAGATGCTTCAGGTATGGACCTCGTCACCTTCATTCGTCAGCTGAGACAAAGTTACGCGGACCCGTTGCGTGATTCTTTGAAGGCGGAAGTAGGTGGAGGAGAGACGGCGTGTTGTTTGGTCTCCGACGTTGTTTGGGGTAAGACCACGGAGGTTGCAGCGGAAGAGGTTGGGATTAGAAGGATGGTGTTGACCACAAGTGGTGTGGCGTCTTTTTGTGCTTTTGCTGCTTACCCTCTCCTTAGAGATAAGCATTACCTCCCTATACAAG ATTCTAGATTGGATGAGCCAGTGACAGAGCTTCCACCTTTGAGAGTGAAAGATCTTCCAGTTATGGAAACGAATGAGCCGGAGGAACTCTTCCGGGTAGTTAACAACATGGTGGAAGGAGCCAAATCTTCTTCAGGAATCATATGGAACACCTTCGAAGATTTTGAAAGTACCACACTCATGGACTTTAGTAGCGAGTTTCGAGTTCCTGTCTTTCCGATCGGACCGTTTTACAAACATAGCGAAAATATTCTACCAACGATGAAGAACAAAGAAGACCATGCAACAAATGATTGGCTTAACAAGCAAAGCCCGCGGACTGTGGTCTATGTGAGTTTCGGAAGCCTTGCAGATATAGAGGAGAAGGAGTTTCTTGAGATTGTTTGGGGTCTAAGAAACACCAAACGGCCTTTCTTGTGGGTGGTTAGGTCGGGGCTGGTCCGGGGGACCGACTGGCTGGAGTCATTGCCTTGTGGGTTTTGGGAAAACATTGGTCTTAAGGGAAAAATTGTGAAATGGGTGAATCAGTTAGAGGTATTAGCGCATCCTGCGGTTGGAGTATTTTGGACGCATTGTGGATGGAACTCAACGCTAGAGAGCATATGTGAAGGTGTTCCAATGGTATGTACGCCGTTTTTCACAGACCAGCGTGTGAATGCTAGGTACATTGTTGATGTGTGGCAAGTTGGATTTATGTTAGAGAGAAGTAATTTGGATAGGAAGGAGATTGATAAGGTATTAAGAAAGCAAATGTTAGAGGAAGGGGATGGAATGAGAGAGAGTTGCTTGAAGTTGACAGAGAGAGCTAATGTTTGCTTAAGTAAAGATGGGTCTTCTTCCAAGTACTTAGAGAAACTTGTGAGTCATGTCATGTCTTTTGATTCATATGCTTTTGCAAGTTAA